From bacterium, one genomic window encodes:
- a CDS encoding alpha/beta fold hydrolase, whose protein sequence is MILKLSEGAYPRVEKGEGPPVVMLHGMFGSPDNWLHQVENLSRSHHMIVLELPIFDEKWDDPSVKGLSRYALEYLDWAGFDRAVFVGNSLGGNIALYLACHHPDRVRGLVLSGSSGLLERGYEQGLPTSPGREWIYGRVAQVFYDEKTIRPGMVDEVVNFLDSRKNKFRLVKVAKAAKRTHMGADLHRITAPTLLIWGRQDEVTPLEVALEFKEGIAGAELVLFEECGHAAMMEKAAEFTEILQKFLDGLA, encoded by the coding sequence CGTGTCGAAAAGGGCGAGGGTCCGCCGGTCGTCATGCTCCACGGCATGTTCGGCTCCCCGGACAACTGGCTCCACCAGGTCGAGAACCTCTCCCGCTCCCACCACATGATCGTCCTGGAACTCCCCATCTTCGACGAGAAGTGGGACGATCCGTCCGTCAAGGGGCTTTCCCGCTATGCGCTGGAGTACCTGGACTGGGCGGGCTTCGACCGGGCGGTGTTCGTCGGCAACTCCCTGGGCGGCAACATCGCGCTGTATCTGGCCTGCCACCACCCGGACCGGGTGCGGGGGCTGGTCCTCTCCGGCTCTTCGGGGCTCCTGGAGCGGGGCTACGAGCAGGGCCTGCCCACCAGCCCCGGCCGCGAGTGGATTTACGGCCGCGTCGCCCAGGTCTTTTACGACGAGAAGACCATCCGACCCGGCATGGTGGACGAGGTGGTGAATTTCCTCGACTCGCGGAAGAACAAGTTCCGCCTGGTGAAGGTGGCCAAGGCCGCCAAGCGGACACACATGGGCGCCGACCTCCACCGCATCACCGCCCCCACCCTTTTGATTTGGGGCCGGCAGGACGAGGTGACCCCCCTCGAGGTGGCCCTCGAGTTCAAGGAGGGCATCGCCGGAGCCGAGCTGGTCCTCTTCGAGGAGTGCGGCCACGCCGCGATGATGGAAAAGGCCGCGGAGTTCACCGAGATTTTGCAAAAGTTCCTCGACGGCCTGGCCTGA